Within Anolis sagrei isolate rAnoSag1 chromosome X, rAnoSag1.mat, whole genome shotgun sequence, the genomic segment ctccctccttctgtacTTAGAGACAGTGGGCCGAGGTGGCCGCTCTTCTTCCCTttgtccttcctctcctcctgttTACGGAGGTGTTTCTGGGGAGAGGAGGGGACAGACTCGTCGCGGAGGACCTTGTGGACACTACAAGAAGACATCATGTCCGCCGCGCTCGGCTGGTAGTTTCTCGGAAAAAAATCTGCAAGTACTTTGGAactgttttgtttctgttttttctctctcctcttggaCTCTGGGTTCAGAGCACTGAGACAGAAGCTCTTCTGTCGCTAtaatctttcttttttgttttagtttttgacTTTATTAACTATTTTTTCCCTGTGGTGTGAGGTGACTTATTAAATCCACAGACATGGAGTAACTTCTGGCAGTACACCTTATCGAGGCTCCGTTGTAACCAGTGCCCTTGCCACCCCCGGCATCATGTTGCAGCGGACGAGGGCACGACTTTTGTACACACACGGACACAGACGACACGCACCCACGCACACGCACatccatacacacatgcacatacagagATGtgagatatatatctatatatatctgtgtgtgtatatatataaatatatatatagatagatatctgtGAACGGATAACTGCAAAGGAAAACCCTGCTAGGATCATGCTTTGTAGCTCACAGGGGCTTGCTGTAATTTTTAGCATGTAGAGCAGTTTACTCTGGCTTTTCTTGTATATGGATCGGCAACTCTCCTGCTGTCTCTTTCCCCGACCCACCAGTGACGcttcagttctttttttaaaacaagtgTAGTCTTTTGTACTGAGTGTACTCCTGGATTTTAGGGGATTCTTTGCTTTCCAATCAATGTAGCAGAAACCTTGGGAAGGGACACAGCTGACGCCCTTCGCCCCTTTTTCGCTCTTGACGGTTTTCTTTTCACAGCTCCTCCATGACCGGATTTTAGTAGCGCCCTCCTCGACCCCGGTGCATGTATTATAGCAGCCGTTGTCTTTGTGTGTTTGGATCATAGTAATGTATGACttgtaaatacatttttttctattttctatttttttgtaatttttttggcaTTGTTTCATTAGTGTGCTGTAtttttctccccccctccccaccccccattcACCGACGTTAAAGAGAGCAAGACGAGTGAGCAAGCGAGAACACTGTCCTCCGCTGTTGTGATTGGTCAAAGTTTATGATGACTGCTTTGTACCTCTTAAAAAACGTGGACTTTTCTAAACCCATTGTCCTGGTGATCTTATTTGGAGGGCAAAAGACCCGAGCGGTGTGTAAGGTTCCTGGGGTGAGCGTTATCCGTCAAACGTGGAAGGTTTTCTTTTTCACAAACTGGGGAATTACAAATTTGGAAAGGAAAGCGCATCCTTTGAACTTAGTCCTCCTTTTGGGGCAAAGTACAGTCCTGTTGAGGTTCTCATTTTACTACCACCAAATGTTTCCTGTTCTGGATTTTACAAGAAATGTTTGGCTAAGAGAACCACTCTGCCATTTTGGATCCTTGACCGTTGCTTAATTTTCATCAATGTTGATTCCCATCATCTTTGCGCACCTCAAAGGTTAATAGTTGAAGAAGTTGGATTCTTTTTATTCCTCCGGAAAGACCTTTGGGTGCAGGTCAGAGAAACACACCCTCTTGCTTTACAATCATGGCAGGGAGATGGGAGAACAACCAAGTTTCTACTAGATATCTAGCTGTGATTTCTCTGAAGGTTGCCTATACTCTCAAAAGCtagaactttatttttaaaatggaaggCTCTTCTCATTTCTAACTCCTGTCTAGTCCATGTTAGCCATTTAGATGGTAGGATTTAACTGCTGCAGTCTCAAGATGTATAccacttttttctcctcctctccgtccttattattattattaaggatatTACATGTTTTCCAATGGCTCTAGGACTGGTCTAAGAGGCTAGTGTTTTGAACATTTGTGAGCACAGTGGAACCCTTGATGTCCAAATAGGAATTTGTTGCAGTCCTCGTTCTGTCAAACTCAAGTCAAGAGGCTGGCAAAAGGTAGGCATAGCTAACCAtttggggaaataataataaaaggcatTGAAAGCTCCCTGCAGTCAGTGGATGCTGGATCATGGAAATGTATTTAATTCCCTTTATTTTGTGGTATTCATACCCCACCTTTCTGTAGAATATATTACTTAGACTCTTACTTAAAGCCAGCGGTGCCGAGTGGATTATGTAACGGCAAGCCCCGGCCTGGTTATTGTGCAGTAATTAGTGCCCCGGCCTCCGCGAAGTATCTATTAATTTGCTGCCTGTCGTtctattttcccctttttaacaAGCCGCGTGGAAATTGTATGTAATTAAGGCATTGGCTCGCAGTGCCTGATTTCCTCCGTCCTTTTAAGGTACTTAGTAGCACTTGATCTCTTGGCAGATCTCACAGTGAAAACAAGGGAGGGGCAAAACATTGTCGAGCACATTCTCGCTGGCTGGGCTTGATGGGGGAAATTGCGGCCCTCGCTGCCATCCTGAAAGGGTTTGCCCTTTGAGCTGTAATTTTGccccgggagggagggagggaccctTGGGCATGGTCCTGGAAGCCTGAAGCAGCTCTTGCAAAGGGAATGAAACTGCAGCCTGTCTGCCTTTGGACTGAGAGAAGTCTTGAGGAAGTTAACTGAGATTTTAGCAGGGTTCTGATTCATTGATTCTGCTGCTCGTTATTGCTGGAAACTCTGGAATCTGGTGATGTGTGTGTGCATCTTTTGGATATTGTGCTGGAGGCAGTAGGCACTTCCATTTGGAATAGTCATGCCCTGCCATGTTCCTGTGGGTCGAGGAATAGGGAGCAGAGCGCCGTTTTCAGAGGGCCAAAATGACTTGTGGAGAATGGGTTTTCAGCCTAAACGTGTCTTCcttcaactcaagaatggaatttGTCCTTTTGGCGCTATGGAAACAGTTCTCTCTTGCTTTTTCCCTGCTGTATGAAATGCCTCGCTGCTTCTAATTGAAGTCTAGCATTATGTTTCCACAGCAACTAGCCACGAAACTTGGGAAAATGTCTTAAGCCAGGCCCCAAAGAAACTGGGACTGATGGTGGCTCCAAGCTTCCAGACTAGAAAGAAGCCGCCCTAAGAGCCACTGCACCAAAGGAAGATTTCAGTGCTTAGAACAAGCAGGCAGTGGTGCCAACTTCAGGTTAGGCTGTCGGGACtctcctgccttttctctccctgGTTTATgtaagaaaaggagggagagatgggaaggaaaggaggaaagaaaggaggcaggcaggtggaaggaagggaggcatgGAAGTGGGGGTGACATGAGCAAGTCTTTTTCAGCCCAAAGGAAGGGAGATCTTGACAGCCATGTCCTTCCTTCTGGGGTCACTGCAgtgtctttctcccttcctcttcgccccctcttcctttcctttctctttttttccaccACTGGCCTTTAACTTTAACTCTGTGCTCTCCCCTCAAAATCCTTTCCAGATTCACTGGTAACGGTTTCATTCCAAAGCAGCATCCAATGAGAATGTCTTTAGAATTCAGAAAGCGCAATGTCTGGCTTTGAATCTGGGACTCTGGCAAGTCccgctctcagcctcagagggaggagAAAGGCAAATCCCTTTGGAATAAATCTTGACCAGAAACCCGTGAGAAGGTTGCCCCAAGTCCGAAATGACTAGACGGGACATACCACCACCAGTAACAAATTAATCATTCAACCTATTTCCTACCCCAAGAGGCTTAGCCTATTGAATTCTGGCCCATTCCTCCAGCCACGTTGTGCAGGCCTGGCTTAGAAAGGCAGGAACAACTGAAACCAAACAGTAATGACAGGAGACGGGGTAAAATCAAACATCTGGTAGTGTAATTCTGCATTGGACAGGGCTAAGGCACTTGTGCAAACAAAGGCAGCCCAGGAGGGACATGACTGTGACTGACCAGGCAATGGTGCCTGCCCTGCAGGGCCAGTCTCCCTTCTCTGTGGACGTTACACGTGTGTCGTCATGCCAGTTTACCTGAGATCACATGCTGGATGCTGCTACTGAGTATACTGGCAACTTTCTTGTTGAGTGAGCGCCAGGTACATCTGCTCTGTGACAGCTTTGGCCACCAATTTGGTCAAGCACCCAAGGATCTTTGAGCCAGAGCACCAGCTTCCCTCTCACTTCTTGCACAACCCGGCAGAGAAGAGAAGTCCCCAGTTCAGCCTCGATAAGCCTTCAGCAGCTGCCCTGCAATGACCAGCCTCTGGATCTCGCTGGTTCCTTCGTAGATCTCAGTGATCCGGGCGTCCCGGTAATGGCGCTCTGCAGGCATCTCGGTCACATAACCCATCCCACCCAGGATCTGGATCGCCTGCAAGACAAACACTCAACAGTCACTGGGGAAGGGTGGCTTGGGTGCTATTTACTGTCTGGCCTATAATGAGGCTGGGATACAATGCTGATTTttagtaatccccccccccccccaaacaatcactaAAGGGGTGGTTTCCAGGAACAATTCTATTTTCTCTTTGGGCTCCTTTGAGTTGTGGGGTTGCTCCTGGGAGAGGAAAACAAACAGTTGGGATGCCCTGGCAAAGGTGGAAAATGCTCCTCGTTTTTTGGGGATACATGTGCCTACTCAGGGCGATGGCACAGGGAATGGGACACCTCCTGCAATGTCTAGAAATATATGTGCCATTGCTGTTATGTTTATGCTTTTTCTCCAaaagggagactcaaagcagcgaaTGGGTTATATCTATGTAATTGATCGTATCAGGTTCtacctagaataataataataatcttccgaCTCAAAATGGCTCACAATGAAACCAATAGAATACAACTAGAATCTAAAAATATaccaacattaaaatagaattagacATGAACAGTATTAAATAAACTTCTAACTGTAGAAGGGATGTAGCTCCTGCTTGCAAACCCACACAATCCCCATTGATCATGTTAGGCCCTGAGGCTGAAGCAGCTTACCTGGTGAGAAATGGAAGTGGCTGCTTCGGAGGCAGACAGCTTGGCCATGGCCGCTTCCTGGGGGAAAGGAAACACATGCCAAGATGCGGCCTACCGGTGTTTTTTTTCATACACCCACCCCCAAGAGTTATGCCCCATTGAATAAATCCCATGAGTATTTGCCTTTTCTGCAGAGTGtgccaaaagtcacaaagaggTTTCAATATTTAAGAACcccttatttttatttcattcgtAATTTGCAATACCTTAGCAGTATATATAAGGTATATAGGAAATAACCATCTGGTTCATCTCTGTGATTCCTGACCTGCCCTGCAAGAAGTTTGTAGCTGTACAAAGAAGGGCTACCTTGGTGTAGGGCTTCCCATTGTCCTTCAACATGGCTGCCCTCCAGGTCAGCAGGCGGGCGCTCTCCAGGGCCAGAGCCATATCGGCCAGCTTAAACTGCAGGCAAAAATGATACTTCCATGGGTGTTGTGCACACACGAATCAAGGCAACAACTCGTCCTGGGTTATATCCAGCATCAGAGGTTCCAATACCACCCTCCAAGGAAAGCAGTTGTCTGATCCTGGGCACTAGGGAGGAGAGCAGCGCTGAAACACCCTGGACTTCCTGTCATTCCCTTTAGTTCACTGCAAAGAACGTCCCATTGAAATGTGGTAAAGGTGGAAGTATGGAGTTGTTTGCCCTGTGTGTGGCATAGGCCCATAGAGGCTTCTTTGACACCCCCACCACCTATCACCAGTTATAAGGGTTAATATGGGTGCGCCAACCCCAAAAACACCCTGGAGTTTGTCCCCCTTGTAAGGCTTGGCAGAACCTCTCTCAGCACCTGAATGGCCTGGAACTTGGTGATGggtgccccaaaggccatcctctTCTCAGCGTAATCCACTGCACAGTCCAGCGCCGCCTGGGCTATTCCTAAGGCCTGGGAGGCAATGCCAATCCGACCAGAGTCCAGTGTTTGCTAGAAGGTGGAAAGGACACAAAAAGGTCAGTATGAACCCATGAACACCCACCAGCACCGAAGTACATTCAAAACCTACCTACTTGAGCATTTACAACACTTGGGGGTCTGAGGTTTTGTAGGTGACAAAGACCAGCTTCCTGCTAAAAGTACCATCCCAAACCTGCTTCAttcctccccaaggagactcCCTGGATACCAGGAGTGGGAACCATGTGCCTGCCCTGATGATGTTAAATGGCAATTCCCAGCAGCTCTAAGCAGCAGAGAcaatgaggaatgctgggagttgcagttcaactagACCTGGAGTGTCACGTGATTCCTAGCCCTGCAGACACAACACTCAAACCCAAGAGCATAGCTACACCCAGGAAAAGCATCCAAGGGGGCTTCATTGCCCACGGTCATCAGTCAGCATTTTGGATGTTTGTCTAAATACACTATGGTTTCCATTCCCTCCATATTGCCAATGACAAACGCTTATATTTACATATAAGCATTGCATGTAAATGTCTGAAAACATGCAGCTTGTCTCTTCAGCCCACAGCAGGCCTGCCCAAcctgccctccaggtattttggactccagctcccagaatgcctaaccattgaacaagctggctagggcttctggaagttggagctccaaacacctgaaggtaacaggttgaagaggcctggcaTAGGGCATATTCAGAACTTTTCTTCCAACACAATTCAAGCTTTTAGCTCTTTCAGTGTCATCCATATACCTAAAAGTACATTAAGTAAGTTATGACAAAAGCCTTTCATGTTGCGTGCATGGGACAGCGCACTAGCAGTGGCCTTATGGCTAGATGGCATAATGCATAATATACCTCTGGAAAGAGCGCGTAGGACACAGAGGGGTGGGGAGGCTGAAGTCTCAAGACATTCTTGGTTCACTCTGTTCTATTCAATCACAGCCTCCTTCCCTTTGTGTATAATAGCCACTCACCATGGCAATCTTGAAGCCCATGCCTTCCTCTCCCAGGAGGCTGTCCTTGGGGATGCGGCAGTCTTCAAAGATCAGGTTAGCCGTGGAGGAGGCCCTGATGCCCAGcttgtcttccttctttcccagagACAAGCCGGGGGTTGGCATGGGCACAAGGAACGCACTGATGCCCTACAAAAGGCACACATGAGAACTTTCACAACTGAGCACACCAAAAAGGAAATTCAGTGtcctaaagggggggggggggagttttgccTGGGATTTCAAAAGGGATGGCTGTGGCATCTTGGGCAGGCCTAGCTTTAAGGGGCTGAGGAAGCAAAAAGAATCCCAAACTGCCAGGGGACCTTGGAGGTTTCCTGGTTCCAACTCGAGGAGAGGCAAGGAAGAAAGAATCGTCATCTCCCAGCTCTGGGAGAAAGCCTTGAGATAAAGCAAACGAGTGATCAAAGCTGCACCTCCAACAAAGGGAAGGCAGGCTGCTCCACTGTTCAACAGTGCAAACCTTTGAAACATTTCTCAATCTATTCCCTTTGTATTTCCTCCCACTGGTTTTAGACCTGCCCTCTGGGTAACACAACAAATAAGAGTCTCCTGATATTTAAGGACgatctcttttttccccctgatGCTCTCTAGGGCAGAGGTGGGAATCGCATTAcatgttggactgcaatttccaaCTGACCAAGGGTTAGGAAAGCTGGAAAATAGTCAATCACGGGCTCGGCTCTAGGACAAACAtagcccagggcccttccacacagccagaatatcaaggcagaaaatcccacaatatctgctttgaattgggttatccgagtccacactgccatatagtccagttcaaagcaaataatgtgggattttattcagctgtgcagaaggggccaCAGTTCTCCCAAACATTCCTTGGCTTCTCAAGCCCTCATTGCCTAGGCAGCTGCCCCCTAGAAACACCACCACATTGGCCCACTGAAAGCGAGTAGAGCAATTACTTTGGGCAATCTGAGCTTTGAAGCGATTATTATTTGGAAAGCacgaccgccccccccccccttcccaaatgTTCACCTTGTGTTTCAGGCCCTTGTCTGTAGTGGCAAACACGACCACCGCCGCAGCATCCCAGGCATTGGTGATCCAGGATTTGGTCCCGTTCAAGACCCATTCATCGCCAACCAGCCGTGCCATTGTGGAAGCCGCTCCTGCGTCGCTGCCATTGCCTTAGAAAGACAACACCAGGACAGCCCTGAAGGCAAAGGAGTCTCCGGTCCCTCCACCCAGAGAATGGAGCTGCTTGACCCCAGGCTTGCTTGGGCCTTTGGTGACTGTTCCTAAAAGGCTTCCCTCTTGAATTCATATACTGCATTCACAGTATTCCACAAACTGTGTGGCATAAGGAGAGGGGAGTGTGCCAGGACCTGGGAGAATCCATCCTTGCCTCCACCAGGTCCACATAAACCCTTCCTCCCCCTCGGCCAACTACTATATTACACTACATAACACGATTTTTcttcctgggttgtaaatgtcatttcataattggttctatcataaaaacatggaaaaagtttattacactgccataactttgtttttgtgggacatcctgcaataGCACATTCTGCTCTAGTTTTTcgatgaatatctcatcaagtttcaaacaattcaacctagtttgtggcagccacaaaaaacaagTTTCTGGAGAGGaacaactacagtagagtcttgcttatcccaacataaacgggctggcagaatgccggataagcaaaaatgttggataataagggattaaggaaaagcctattaaacgtcaaaattcgttataattttacaaattaagcaccaaaacatgttttactataaatcaacagaaaaagcagttcaagacacggtaacgttatgtagtaattacaaatttagcaccaaaacatcgcaatgtattgaaacagctgtggatcctgaTGGGAGGCAGGCTGCGTTGGagaatacagaacgttggatgagtgaaggttggagaagcgagactctactgtactttcaaagtaagggctccacaattaaacaggaggtaactcttccaaaccaggaacagatattttttcaaattttgttacacagtgtaatcaGAGCCACACATCTTTTAAGATGCTTAGGGAATGCCAAATAAtactatatttcttcaattctaagggcccttccagacaggccctatatcccagaatatcaaggcagaaaatcccacaatatctgctttgaactgggttatctgaatctacactcagataatgtgggatttcgtcccttgatattctgggatagagggctgtgtggaagggcccttggacacACTTTTCCCCCTatgtaaacatctctaaaaatggggtgtgtcttcaaagtgcaggtgattctttaaaaaatagtttgattttgtttttattttaaaaagtaaaaaaacccaaaaaatatataataaaatataaatctgtGTATCTTATGTACTTTCGTTGGTGGTGGTGAtgctgaaattagggtgcatcttgcAAATCAATGGCATTTTACAGTTGAAGGAATATGGTATAATCCTTCAGAAAGCTTTATGGGTCTCCTTTATGGAGAAgaaaagtggggtgtaaatataAACATAGTAGTAGACCTCACCCTATGAGAGAACTACTGATTGCTACCTGGTTGTGATTGCTAACATCTGTCCTAagctgtgtgtttgtgtatatatgtatatgtgtgtacacacattctctctctctctctctctctctctctctctctctatatatatatatatatatataggtaagcACATATATATTGGGTAAGCAAGTGTTCCGTGGTTTATAAACTCATTCTTTCTTGCCATGATGAGGGAACGTAAAACAGAAGGCAAGTTTACGTAAGGTCACATTCCTTGCCTAACAAAACCCTATGAAAcccatgaggtcaccataagtccatacacacacacacacaagcttgccAGGTCACACAGTATAAATTTCAGTTCACCCTGCACTTAATTGTTCTTTAAGACAAGGGCAAACTATAGTCAAAATGCTAACCAATGGGAGCAAAGGCCAAGGAATGTGTGGAGTGCCCCAATTACCTGGTTCACTGAGGGCAAAGCATCCTATTTTGTCCCCATTAGTGAAGGGACTGATCCACTTGTGCTTCTGCTCTTCAGATCCAAACTTCAACACTGGCCCTAAATAGAGGGTCTGAAGAGACAAAAGATCATTCCATCAATCGCCGGCATGAGCACAAGACAAGAGCAGCACTCTTTCAAACAGAGAACAGCCCCAGTGGCCTTACATTGTTGACACTCATGATGACACCAGTGGAGGCACAGCCTCGGCTGATCTCTTCTACAGCGATGGAATAGGCCAAGTAATCGAGCCCGGCTCCTCCGTATGTCTCCGGGACGTCCATCGCCAGGAGCCCCAAACTCCCCATCTTCTTGACctggagagggaggaaaagatgcGGGAAGAAACAGTGTCCGAGGGAACAACCCAACTCTACATAATTGCCCTGGTTTTCTCCTTCTGATTGTAGGCCGAGAGCCTGCATCGGAAGCTCCTTTCCAATAACCAAGCTACGTCACTGACACAATGGGCAAATGGGCCAGGAAACTGCAGCAATGCACAATGGGCACTGCGCAAGAAGACTCATTACACAATGGTCACAGGGCTGGCAgttttcacataataataataataataataataataataataagtagtagtagtagtagtagtaaaggtaaaggtttccccctgacattaagtccagtcatgtccaactctgggggttagtgcgcaactccatttctaagccgaagagccggcattgtccacaaACACGTCCAAAGTCATGTGATCAGCCTgattacatggagtgccgttaccttcctgccagagcaatacctattgatctactcacatttgcatgtttttgaactgctaggttggcagaagctggggctaacagtgggagctcacgtcgttccccagattcgaacctgcgaccatttggtcagcaagttcaacagctcagcggtttaacccactgagggctctataataataataataaataatattaatattgttgttgttattattattattaatatttattattatcgttatttataccctacttttctctccacaagggagactcaaagcagcttccatTGTAAGCATTtcaatttaaaatccacaaacatTCACACtttaaaacagaatgaaacatGCAACGGTATTAAAAAAATTAGTAATAATCCCCAAGACATAGCTATATCTCTGCACCCCACCTGAAAAGGCACGTACAACACAATTCACCATTATGTGATCACAAATCAGAGTGCGATTCCACATATACCTAACAATACACCAGCCACAGCAATTATTTTCTCACAGCACTGCCGGTACTGCAAtctatttcattatttcatttggcatttaatttttataatgtattattagaaTATATGAGCATTTATTCACCAACTGTGCTTAAGGCAGCTAATCAAGCTTACATCTTTTCCCATACTACTAGCCTTCAGATGTTTTCACCTTTGACACCCATCAGACCATCTAATGGTCAGGAATCCCAAGAGTTGTTCTCTGAATCAGGGACTTTGGTtttccaagtgtttgggacttcaggtcccagaattcctggtAATTGGCCAATGTGACTGgggctcctgggagttgaagtcacaaatacctgaaggaccaaaggtcaGGAATCACAGCTCTAAAACATTAGGAGGGCATAGGGTTGGAGAAAGCTAGAAAGATGGGGAAAAGGGAGGTTTCGCTGGACCCTCTGTGCTTTCTTTTCACCCGCAGGCAAAGAATTTCTCAACCTTTAATtggttagataataataataataataataataataataacaataataataataatgttttaactttgctgtcaaacctgcgacctttcagtcaacaagctcagcagctcagcggtttaacccaccattttaatatgttttaatatgtgcttcTTTGGctgtattttaactatattttaatatgtgtttttttagatgtcttttgACTATTTCGGCCTTGAACTAAAAGGAGAggtaggtaaataataataataataattattattattacagacctcTCTTCACAGCTAGAGGGTGCAGTGAGtgtactattttaataataataataataataataataataataatattacccaCTTCTCCTCACAGCTAGAGAGTGCAGTGAGtgtactattttaataataataataataataataataataataatcttacccACTTCTCCTCACAGTTAGAGGGTGCAGTGAGTGCACTattttttataataaataattattattaataataataataattttaccccCATCTCTTCACAGCTGGAGGATTCTGTGAGTACActattttaacaacaacaacaacaataataataattcctaccacctctcctcacagctagAGTGTGCAGTGAGTTTTTATATACAGCATACTATTTAATATGCTTTTCATTGTTCTTAAATTGTTGTAATTGAGTTAACACTTTTAGAATTTTTGTTCCACAAACCATTAGAGTTCTTTTGTTgacactgggggcccttccacactgccctttatcccaaggaactcatcccagattatctgtttatcccaggttatctggcagtggggactcctatattacagtttaaagcagatagtctgggatcagttcctgggataaagggcagtgtggaagggccctgagtctcatACTGAGAAAAAGGTAGGATATCAACCAGACCCAGGCCCGTTTCTTTGGCCTGTTTGCTGGACCCTGATGAGAGCTGGAGCTACCTGTTCGGCCGGGAAGCGGTGCTCCCGGTCCAGCTGGGCCGCGATGGGGGCAAGCTCCTTTTCAGCAAAGTCCCGGCAGGTCTGGCGCAGCATTAGGTGGGTCTCCGGCAGGTCCACCACCTGATACACTGTGTGCAGCCGCCGCACGCCTTTGTGAAGCATCCAGGCTGCAAAGGGGAAGCAACAAGTGTGACTTTGGGCCAAAAGTCCCAATTTGGAGTACAGAGCAAGTCGCATCCTCTCGAGGACAGTGAGTATGACCCAAAACCTCAGAATAAACCGGATCTCTGACACCGTTGGGCTGGAACTCCCATTGGCCAGCATGACCAACTGTTCTGCACAGCCCAAATGTATGTGAAAGGCCAAATGCAGGCTCACGGCCACCAGCTGCCTTCAAATCCACCCCACCCCTGGGCTTGGTTTTTATAGCAGCCCTCCAAGAAGATGGCAGGATATACAGTATAAACTTTGTTTATGGCAGGGGCTTCAGTTGAGTCCTCTAGAGCAAAGGCCAATGCGTCTCTTTGCTGCAAAGTGGAAGGAAAGGCTCCCAGAGGCTCCAAGTGAGCGGAGATGAAAGGCAAAGAGAGCTGGAAGAGgggcatctagtctgaccctcttTGGCCAGGCAGCAAGACACAAtctgagccctcccaacagatggccagccagcctctgcttcaaagcctcccaagaaggggactccaccatgctccaatATGCCTTCACCATAGTGTActaccactgggttgctgtgagttttctgggctgtatggccatgtttcacccacatctatggcaggcatcctcagaggttgtgaggtctgttagaaactaggcaagtggggtttatatataaatacctgtggaatgatgtccagggtgggagaaagaactcttgtctgttggaggcaagtgtgaatgttgccactggcca encodes:
- the ACADS gene encoding short-chain specific acyl-CoA dehydrogenase, mitochondrial, coding for MAAAMALSARRCAWMLHKGVRRLHTVYQVVDLPETHLMLRQTCRDFAEKELAPIAAQLDREHRFPAEQVKKMGSLGLLAMDVPETYGGAGLDYLAYSIAVEEISRGCASTGVIMSVNNTLYLGPVLKFGSEEQKHKWISPFTNGDKIGCFALSEPGNGSDAGAASTMARLVGDEWVLNGTKSWITNAWDAAAVVVFATTDKGLKHKGISAFLVPMPTPGLSLGKKEDKLGIRASSTANLIFEDCRIPKDSLLGEEGMGFKIAMQTLDSGRIGIASQALGIAQAALDCAVDYAEKRMAFGAPITKFQAIQFKLADMALALESARLLTWRAAMLKDNGKPYTKEAAMAKLSASEAATSISHQAIQILGGMGYVTEMPAERHYRDARITEIYEGTSEIQRLVIAGQLLKAYRG